Below is a window of Candidatus Viadribacter manganicus DNA.
GGCCGCTTGTTTGGCCGCGATCTTATCGCCCATCAGCCGGATGTGCTCGGCGGTGGGGCCGATGAAGGTCATGCCGTGCTGCGTGACGATTTCAGCGAACTTGGCGTTCTCTGAGAGGAAGCCGTAGCCGGGGTGAATGGCTTGCGCGCCCGTGATCTCGGCGGCGGCGATGATCGATGGAATATGCAAATAGCTCTTCGCGGCCGGTGGCGGGCCGATGCAGACGCTTTCGTCGGCGAGGCGCACGTGCATGGCTTCGGAATCGGCGGTTGAGTGCACCGCGACTGTCGAGATGCCCATCTCTTTGCACGCACGATGAATCCGCAGCGCAATCTCGCCACGGTTCGCGATAAGGACTTTTTCGAACATCGGTTACTCGATGATCATCAGCGGCTGATTGAACTCAACGGGATCGGCGTTGCCGACTAGGATCTGCCGAACAGTGCCGTCGCGCGGGGCGTGGATTTGGTTGAACGTCTTCATGGCCTCGACGAGCAGGATGGTCTGGCCTTTCGTGACCTTGTCGCCAGCGCGCACAAACGGAGGCGCATCTTCATTGGCGGCAAGATAAGCGGTGCCGACCATAGGCGAGAGGACAGCGCCAGGGTGTGAGGCGGCGTCTGCCGGCGTGGGAGGCGCAGCGACCGGCGCTGGCGGCGGTGCGGCGGCGGCAGGCGGCGGTAGCGCGGCGGCGGGCGCCGGCGCTGAGTGAACGACGTGGGTGTGAGCCGGCGGCGGCGCCATCACTAATGTCCGCGCCAAGCGTAGGCGAAGTTCGCCGTATTCGACTTCGATTTCAGTCAGGCCAGAATCGTCTAGCACCTTGGCGAGATCTCGCACCAGTTCAGCGTCAACGCCATGCGTTGGTTTGCGCTGCGGCGTGCGCTTCTGCGGCACACGCGCCGGAGATTTCTTCACCACTGCTCGAGACCGTTTCTTGCTCACGCGCTTTGACCTTCATTCGCCAGCAAGGCAGCCGCCTCGATGGCCAGTAAATACGATGTCGCCCCAAAGCCGGCGATCACGCCCTTTGCGGCTTTGCCCACTAACGAAACGTGACGGAATTCTTCACGTGCTGATGGGTTGGAGAGGTGGGTCTCGATCACCGGAACGCCGATGGCTTTGATGGCGTCATGGATCGCGACTGAGGTATGGGTATAAGCCCCGGCGTTTAGAACGACAGCCGCCGCCTTGTCGCGGGCTTCTTGCAGCCAATCGACCAATTCGCCCTCGATATTGGATTGCCGGAACAAGACCGTACG
It encodes the following:
- the accB gene encoding acetyl-CoA carboxylase biotin carboxyl carrier protein; its protein translation is MSKKRSRAVVKKSPARVPQKRTPQRKPTHGVDAELVRDLAKVLDDSGLTEIEVEYGELRLRLARTLVMAPPPAHTHVVHSAPAPAAALPPPAAAAPPPAPVAAPPTPADAASHPGAVLSPMVGTAYLAANEDAPPFVRAGDKVTKGQTILLVEAMKTFNQIHAPRDGTVRQILVGNADPVEFNQPLMIIE
- the aroQ gene encoding type II 3-dehydroquinate dehydratase; the encoded protein is MPDAKPIYVLNGPNLNLLGTREPEIYGRATLADIEKACAARAGQLGRTVLFRQSNIEGELVDWLQEARDKAAAVVLNAGAYTHTSVAIHDAIKAIGVPVIETHLSNPSAREEFRHVSLVGKAAKGVIAGFGATSYLLAIEAAALLANEGQSA